In Luteibacter mycovicinus, a genomic segment contains:
- a CDS encoding DUF4189 domain-containing protein, with protein sequence MKQALPFLLFACAYASSAWSQCAPGIPGAGNPGCIPPTAPNSPYSQGSDSGASGIQSVGPQPVWEETWGAFAMDDVTGEAGTVENRQSRSEAERLAVETCARGGGVKCEVIFAFHNQCAAFTQKINGGGLNWDTGESTGVAEQRALSACRGTCQVIYSKCTVPRRVN encoded by the coding sequence ATGAAACAGGCTCTGCCCTTCTTGCTATTTGCTTGCGCCTATGCCTCGTCAGCCTGGTCGCAATGCGCGCCAGGAATCCCGGGCGCTGGTAACCCAGGCTGCATTCCGCCAACGGCGCCGAATTCGCCGTATTCACAAGGTTCTGACAGCGGTGCGTCAGGTATCCAGTCCGTCGGCCCCCAACCGGTATGGGAGGAGACATGGGGGGCGTTCGCTATGGATGACGTCACCGGTGAAGCGGGAACTGTAGAAAACAGGCAATCCCGCAGTGAAGCTGAGCGATTGGCCGTTGAAACGTGCGCCCGCGGAGGCGGCGTAAAGTGCGAAGTGATATTTGCTTTTCACAACCAATGCGCGGCGTTCACCCAAAAGATAAACGGGGGCGGCCTGAACTGGGACACTGGTGAATCCACCGGAGTTGCGGAACAGCGAGCACTTTCTGCCTGCCGGGGGACCTGCCAGGTTATTTACAGTAAATGCACGGTACCCCGGCGAGTAAACTAA